Within Xanthomonas oryzae pv. oryzae, the genomic segment GGTGGACGAAGGCAGCAATTACGAAAACGCCGAGGCGATCAATCGCGCGGTGGTGCGCCGGGTCGGCGAGCAGCGTCGCGACGAACAGGCCGCCGCCGAGCAATCGGTGATGGAAAAGGAACTGGCCGTGGCGCGTCTGAATCTGCTGCATGCGCAGGTCGAACCGCACTTTCTCTACAACACGCTGGCGAGCGCGCACGTGCTGGCGCGCACCGATCCGCCGCGTGCGGAGATCATGATCGGCGATTTGATCCAGTACCTGCGCCGCTCGCTGCCGAGCGCCGACGGTGCCATCGCCACCCTGCGCGAAGAACTCGAACGCACCCAGGCGTACCTGGAGATCCTGCGCATCCGCATGGGCACGCGGCTCGCCTTGCAGGTGGAAGTGCCGTACGCACTGCGTGCGCTTCCGCTGCCGTCGATGATGTTGCAGACGCTGGTGGAAAACGCGATCAAGCACGGGCTGGAAGCCAAGCCAGGCGGCGTCACCGTGTGGATTCTGGCGCGTCGCCACGACGACCATGCCACGCTCACCGTGGCCGACGATGGCCAGGGCTTCAACACGCACAGCCAGGGCACCGGCATCGGCCTGAAGCACCTGCGCGAGCGGCTGAAGTTGATCTATGCCGACAAGGCGACCTTTGCCATCGTGTCCAATTTCCCCAGCGGGGTGGCGGCCACCATCAGCCTGCCATTGCCGGCGCAGCTGGTTGCTGCACCCTCACCGCCGCCGATGCCTACCGTGGCTGCGCACGCCCCGCAGGTGCAGGCATGAGCGCACTGCGTGCCGTGGTTGCCGAAGACGAAGCGTTGCTGCGGCAGTCGTTGCTGACCCTGCTGGCCGAGGTGTGCCCGCAGCTGCAGATCGTCGGCGGCTGCGAAGACGGCGCCAGTGCGCTGGAAACCATCGCCACGCAGCAGCCGGACGTGGCGTTTCTGGATATCCGCATGCCCGGCCTCACCGGGATCGAGGTAGCGCGTGCGATGCGCCAGGTCGGCCCGCGCAGCCAGGTGGTGTTCGTCACTGCCTACGACCAGTACGCCATCGACGCGTTCGAACACGGTGCGGTGGATTACTTGCTCAAACCCATCAGCCACGAGCGCCTGCAGGCTGCCTGGCAGCGCGTGCAACACGCGCCGCTGCTGGCCAGCCGGATGGCGCGCTGTTGGAGGCCTTGTTGCAGCGTCTGTCGGCACGCCCGGCGGCGGCCAGTGCTGCGCCGCCGCTGGCCTGGCTCACCGCCAGCAGCGGCCGCGAGACGCGCTTGATCGCCTTGGAAGAGGTGGCGTATTTCCAGGCCGATCAGAAGTACACCACGGTGATGACCGCTGCCGGCGAAGCGGTGTTGCGCACGCCATTGCGCGAACTGCTGGATGTGCTAGACCCGCAGGTGTTCAAGCAGATCCACCGCTCGACCATCGTCAACATGAAGGGCTCTCTGAGAATTTGAGTGGGTAGGATTTCGGCTGGTTTACCACTGACGCGGGGATTGGGATGACGGCCAAGGTGTTTGAAGCGGCGCTGGGGATCGGCGCGCCGTGGTCGGTAGGCGCGGTCGAGTTCGACGAAGCGACCAAGGTGTTGACGGTGCCGGTGGACTTCAAGCCGGGCACGAGGTTCAAGGTATCGGGCCAAAAGGGGCTGCATCCGGTTCATGACACCGTGGTCAAGACCTACCGGCACCTGAACTTTTTCCAGCACGAGTGCTACCTGAAGGTTCGCACGCCGCGTGTGAAGCTTGGGGACGGATCGGTTCGCCTGGTCGAGCCGGACTTCGCTGGGCGGTTGTCGGGCTTCACGCTGTTGTTCGAGGCGCTGGTGCTGATGTTGTCGCAGCAGATGCCGTTCGCGGCCGTTGCGCGCATCGTGGGCGAGTCGGCGTACCGGTGCATGCAGGTGTGCAACCGCTATGTCGAGATGGCCCTGGAGCAGGCCGACTTCAGCGACGTCACGTCGCTGGCCATCGACGAGACGTCGCGCGCTCGCGGCCACGACTATGTGACCTTGGCTGCCGACGCCCAGGCGCGACGCGTGATCTTCGTGACTGAGGGGCGGGACGCCAAAGCCGTGAAGGCGCTGGCTGCCGATCTGGCAGCTCATGGCTGCCCTCCCGAACAGATCACCTCGGTGAGCATCGACATGTCGCCCGCGTTCATCAAGGGCGTAAGCGACCAGTTGCCCAACGCGCAGATCACCTTCGACAAGTTCCACGTTGTCGGACATGCGAACGCGGCCGTGGACAAAACCAGGCGCATCGAGCAGCGCACCGAGAAGTCCCTCAAGGGCATGCGCTGGACGCTGCTCAAGGATGTCTTCAGCCTCAAACCGACGGCCGGCGCAGCATTGCACGGGCTGATCACGGCACCCAAGCTCACACGGACGGCCCGCGCGTGGCTCTACAAGGAGCAGTTGCGCGAGGCGCTTGACCGAAAGCAGATCAACGTGATGCGCGAGAGGCTCAAGCACTGGTGCGTCTGCGTGATGCGATCCAAGGTCGAGGCGATGAAGGAAGTCGCAGCCCTCGTGCGCCGCCACATGGACGGCATCGTCGCCTGGGCGCAGACCCGTCAGACCAACGGCTTCCTTGAAGCCATCAATGGCCTGTTCCAGTCCGCCAAGCGCAGAGCTCGCGGCTTCAAACGCCTGTCCACCATCAAGACCGTCATCTTCCTGATTGCCGGCAAGCTGGACTTCCAAACGTTCAACCCGCATGCCCGGCAACCCACTTGAAATTCAAGAGAGCCACATGAAGGCAGTGGCCTCGGTCGTGCGCGACGACACCGGCAAGGGCCGGCTGGCGATGCGCGGACGCAGCGAAACGCTGACTGTCAGCCAGCCGTTCATGAGCCTGTTCCGCGGGATGCAGGTGCGGTGAGCACGACGTTGCGGGCGGTCGTCAGGCAGATGCGGACGGCGCGCTCAACCCGAAGTGCAAGCGTGAGTGGTCTATCCGTTTCCGTGCAGCGTCCGCATCCGTCTGACGTCTAAGCAGCTGCGGTGTCGGCCAGTCTGGATTCCCCCGTTTGCATCAATGAAAGGATTTCCTCCATGCGCCTGATCGCCTCCCTGGTGTATTGCCTGCTCGCCCTGGCCGGCTGCCATGAACGCAGTGGCACCACCTCGATCACCCGTGCCACCCGCGATGTGATCTTCAGCAAGACGCTGACCACCGCGACCACGACCAACGTGCATTGCCTGGCCAGCGATTCCGGTCACTGCTACTACCTGATCTACGAAGAACAGTGCGCGCCCCGCCGCGCCGGGACACCGCCAGCGCGCCGGCCTGCGCCCGCAAGACACTGGACAGTGTTGCGCTGACGCCGGGGCAGGTACGCGAATTCCACGGCGTCTCCGGCCAGGCGCACACCTGCGTGGATACCGCGGCACCACGGGCCGACTGCCATGGCTGAGCGGCATCGGCTGAGGCGCGCGGGTGGGCCGCGGTTCACTGGATCTGCCGGGGACGAACGAGGAAAACGTCAGTAAGCCTGAATAGGCACTGACGGCACGCGGCCGCTTCTGCGATCATTACACGCTTGTTGCCGGTTCACGGCGTCCTCACTGACAGGCTTTTCATGTCCGAACATGCGCTACGCCGCGACGTTGGCCCCTTCGCCCTCATGCTTACCGGCTTGGGCTCGATTATTGGCTCCGGTTGGTTGTTTGGCGCTTGGCGCGCGGCCGGGCTGGCCGGTCCCGATGCGGTTTGGGCCTGGGTGCTGGGCGCGGCGATCATCACCACCATCGCGGTGTCCTATGCCGAACTGGGCGCGATGTTCCCCGAATCCGGCGGCATGGTGCGCTACAGCCATTACTCGCACGGCTCGCTGGTCGGCTTCATCGCCGGCTGGGCCAACTGGATCGCCATCGTCTCGGTGATCCCGGTCGAGGCCGAGGCCTCGGTGCAGTACATGGCGTCCTGGCCATGGGCCTGGGCGCAAGGACTGTATGCGCAGGCGCCTGGCGGGGCAGGCGAGTTGTCGGTGCCCGGCTTGCTGATTTCGGCGGTGCTGGTGCTGGTGTATTTCTTGCTGAATTTCTGGAGCGTCAAGCTGTTCGCGCGCTCCAATACCTTGATCACGGTGTTCAAGCTGGCGGTGCCCGCCGCGACCGGCGTGGCGCTGATCGCCAGCGGCTTCCACAGCGAAAATTTCAGCGTGGGCGTCCACGGCGATGCGCAAGTGCTCGACCTGGCCGCGGTGCTCACTGCGGTGGCCACCGCCGGTATCGTTTTCAGTTTCAACGGTTTCCAGAGCCCGGTGAATCTGGCCGGCGAAGCGCGTAACCCCGGCCGCAGCATTCCGTTCGCGGTGCTGGGTTCGATCGCGTTGGCCACGGTGGTCTACGTGATCCTGCAGGTGGCCTACATCGGCGCAGTGCCGCCGGATCTGCTCGCCAAGGCCGGCTGGCACGGCATCGATTTCCGCTCGCCATTCGCCGAGTTGGCCATCATCGTCAACCTGCAGTGGCTGGCGATGCTGCTCTACATCGATGCGTTCGTGAGCCCCAGCGGTACCGGCATCACCTACACCGCCACCACTGCACGCATGGTCTACGGCATGGAAAAGAACGGCACCATGCCGGCCGCACTGGGCAAGCTGCACCCGGTCTGGGGCGTGCCGCGCATGGCCATGTTCTTCAACCTGGCGGTGTCGTTCGTGTTCCTGTTCTTCTTCCGCGGCTGGGGCACGCTGGCGGCGGTGATCTCGGTGGCCACCATCATTTCCTACCTCACCGGCCCGATCAGCGCGATGGCGCTGCGCCGCCATGCCCCGGAACTGCACCGCCCGCTGCGCATCGCCGCGCTGCCGGTGCTGGCCGGCGTAGCCTTCGTGATGGCCACCGAACTGCTGTACTGGGCGCGCTGGCCGCTGACCGGCGAGATCATCCTGCTGATAGTCGTGGCGCTGCCGGTGTACTGCTACTACCAAGCCAGGCAGGGCTGGCCGGACCTGCGCCGCAACCTCAAGGGCGCGGCCTGGATGATCTGCTACCTGCCGATGATTGCGCTGCTGTCCTGGGCCGGCAGCAGCAAATTCGGCGGCCACGGCTATCTCAGCTACGGTACCGATCTGGCCATGGTTGCGGCAGTGGGCGTGGTGTTCTACATCTGGGGAGTGCGCAGCGGCTGGCGCACCCCGTCGGTAGAGAAGCCGGTTGCGCAGGCGTGAGTGTGTGCACGTTCGGGTGCGCTGCCGGCCGGCGCTAGCTGTCGCAAGCCGGCTGGCAAGAGCGGCTGGGAATAAAAGCGGCTAACAAAACGACAGCGCTCACCGCCAGGCGGGCGCGGCCGGTGCTCGGAATCGGTGTGTACCACGCGTCCACTGCGGTTGTGAGCGCGCCGTCCGCGCCCACCTGACAGCTGCTCGCGACGTGTTGTTAGCCGCTCTAAAGAAGAACGGCCGGTGCATTGTGCATCGGCCGTTCTTGTATTCAGCGCATAATCGCTGCAGGTGGATGCGGCTGGATCGACGCTTCACTGCATCCGCATGCCGGCGTTTGTCAGGAATTCACCACCAGCCGCGGTGCGCCATCGAAGCGGTCCAGTTCGCGCAGCAGTTCGGCATAGCGGCGCAACCGGCCCATTTCGCGCATGTTGATGATGTCTTCGTGGCGCAGCTCGCGCCTGGAGCTCACCTCCTGCTTGTAGCGCAGTACTTCCGGGTAGCGGCGGGTCATGTCCAGCGCGTCGGCAACGCACTCCACCGAATCGGCATCCGGCGTCACCCGCGCGCGGCTGTTGAAGGCGCGCAACCACCGCTCGAAACCGGCGCTGTGGTCGAACAGATCGGCGATGTACCACATCACGAACAGGATCGATGTCCACGAGGTGAAAATGATCACGATGCGGCTGAAGGTCAGGTGGTAGTCGTTCTGCCAGAGCTGGTGCGTGATCACCCCCAGCAACACCAGCGAGATCGCCTGCCAGCCGATGATCGAGGCGATCACCCACTGTTTCTTGGCCACCTTGAGCAACGTGAGCTCCTCATCGAGCTGCGCGTCGGTCTTGTCGCGCCAGTGAGCCACCTGCTCGTCGAAGGGGAGCCGATGGAGTGCGTTGTCCTGCAATAGCAGGCCTAAACCCTGGAACAAAGCGATCATGACAAGCTCCTGACGGATGGCTGGTACGAACGACTTGCTGCACTGGCCGCGGCCGGTGCCCTGGTGCGTCCGACACGCGCTGGCGATGCAGTGCGTGCAGGACGGTCTTAGTTCTAGCACTTTTGCCGTGCATGGCAATGCCCCAGGCGCAGCTGTGACCACGCCATGCTGCGCACGCGCGCACAAATTGCTGAATTCAGGCGGATTTAGCGCACTGCCGCCGACGCCTGCCTGCGCGCCATCTCCGATCTTGCTGCACTGCACACCTGATGCTGCGGCCATCGCCATGTCCGGGGAGGCGAGCAAGCCGTCTTGCCCGGCATGTTGAAAGCGACGAAGCAGGCGGCTTGTGCCACGCCGAGCCGGCGCGTAGCGCGATGGGGACGATAAGCGCCTGGCTGATCGATGCGCCTTACAGATGCCCGGTCACAGCGTCCCCATCTCTGCGGCCTCAGCACGGCCGTCACTGCAGAGCCGTCGCCAGCGCTGACGTATGGGCAGACGCCTGGTCGGCACTCCCCTAATCTGGCGTTACAGATGAGCTGCGTATCATTGCGGCATGTCAGCCGTCCTGCGTACCCTCACTGCCCCCGCCGCCAAATAGATCCGCCGCTGGGTGCTCGACGCGTTTCCGCGGGGTCAGAGCACCATCGAATACGATCAGCCGCTGGGCGATCCCGGCATCTTCGGGCCCGACAGCATCACCTGGCGCATCCATTCCGAATTTCCGGGCATGCTGTCCGGCGGCTTGTGCGCATTGATGCTGCAGTTGTTGCATCCGCGCGCGCTGGCCGGGGTCTACGACCATTCCGACTTCCGCACTGACCTGATCGGGCGGCTGCGGCGCACTACCAACTTCGTCGCCGGCACGACCTACGCCCCGCGTGCGGAGGCCGAGCAGCTGATTGCCCGCGTGCGCAACATCCACTCGCATATCCGCGGTCGTACTGCTGACGGCGTGCCCTACGACGCCAACGACCCGCAGTTGCTCACCTGGGTGCATGTCACCGAAGCCTATGGGTTTTTGCAGGGATGCCGGCGTTATTGCCGCGATGTGCCTGCCGATATCGCCGACCGCTATTACGACCAAGCGCGGCGCGTTGCCGAAGCGCTGGGCGCAGCCGACGTGCCGGCCAGCGAGGCGCAGGTGGATGCATATTTTGCATCGGTCCTTGGAGAGCTCCGCATGGACGCGCGCGCGCGAAGTGCTCGACATCCTCACCAGCATCCAGCTGCCGGTGCCCGCGGCAGGCCTGTCGCGCCGCGTGTTTCTCGGTGCTGGCACGGCCTTGTTGCCCAATTGGGCTGGCGACATGCTCGGCCGCAGCATCACGCAACGCGCGCAGGCGCGCGCATCGGCACGATTGCTACGCAGCATGTCGCCGCTGTTTCGCACGGCCTTGCGCGACGGACTGTCTGCGCGCGCGTGCCGGCGCATGGAGTTGCCGCCAGCCATGTTGCTGGAGTGGCCTGAGAGCGTGTAGTGGGTGCGGGGCCGGGTTGCGGTGCGGCCCGCGAGTGGCATGAAGAAGACGCCTTGCCGGTTGCCTCGTCGTTTACGGCTGACAGCGGTGCTGTTCAAGGCGGGCAGGGTGCTGCGGGATCCTACCCGCATCCCAACCCCCGCTCGGTGCCCCGGCCCGCGCTTGCGGTGCGGGCGCTCCAGGCACGCGCGCCAGTGGCGCGTCAGCCGTGCCTTGTCGCCCCGCAGGGAGCGGAACTTCCGTAGCAGATGTGTTTGGCGTCAACGCCAGTCGACCGTGGCGTCGAAGAACTGCGCTGCAGCCAAGGGCACCAGCGCACCAACAACACCTACCAAATCTTGACCCGCTGCTCCGGCGGCAGATATAGCTGCTGGCCCTGCGTCACATCGAAGGCCGGATACCACGCATCCAGATTACGCACGGTCTGCGCGCGGAAGCGACCGGGTGCGTGCACGTCGGTAAGGACGACATTGCGCAGTGCTGCGTCGCGGTATTTGCCGCGCCAAGCCTGTGCAAAGCCCAGGAAAAAGCGCTGATCCGGGCTGAAACCGTCGATGGTCTGGGGGTGCTTGCCCTGCAACGACAACTGGTAGGCATCGTACGCAGTGGCCAGGCCTGCAACGTCGGCGATGTTTTCGTCCAGCGTCAGCTTGCCGTTGACCGACAAGTCGTCGAACGGTTTGTAGGCACTGAACTGCGCGGCCAACGCGTTACCGGCGCTCTCGAACTTCTTCAGGTCTTGCGGCGTCCACCAGTTATGCAGCTCGCCGTGTTCGTCGAACAGTGCGCCCATGTTGTCGAAGCTATGGCTGATCTCGTGCCCGATCACCTCACCGACTGCGCCATAGTTCACCGCGTCGTCGGCGGCTGGGTCGAAGAACGGCGGTTGCAGGATTGCAGCCGGGAAGATCAGGCGGTTTTCCAGCGGCACGTTCAGCGCGTTGACTTCCTGCGGCAGCATGTACCACTCGCGATGATCGACTGCCTTGCCCAGCTTGGCCAGATTGCGGCGGTACTCGAACAATTGGGCGCGTTCCACATTGCCCAGCGCATCGTCGCGACGCACGTCCAGCCCGCTGTAGTCGCGCCAGGTGTCGGGGTAGCCAATCGCCACCGTCAAGCCGGCAATTTTCGCCTTGGCGTGTTGCTTGGTTTCGGCAGTCATCCACTCCAGGGCATCGATGCGCTTGCCGAACGCAGTGATGATGTTCTTGACCATCTCTTCGGCACGCGTCTTGGTCTGCGCGCTGACGTACTTCTGCACGTAGCGCTTGCCAACCGCTTGGCCCAATGCGGCGTTGGTCGCGTCGATGCCGCGCCTCCAGCGCTGGCGCTGCTGCGGGGTGCCTTCCAGCGTGGTGCCATAAAACGCGAAGCGCTCGTCGGCGAAGGCCTTGGACAAATACGGCGAGGCGCGATCGAGCGCGCGGAAGCTCAGGTAATCCTTCCAGGTCTGCAGCGGCTCGGACTGCACCAGCGCCGCCAACCCGCTCACTGCGCGCGGCTGCCACACGATGAAATCCTGCTGTGCGCTCAGACCGGCTGCGTCGAAGAACAGCGCCCAGTCCAGGCCAGGAGCATTGTGCGTGAAATCTGACTGTTTCCAGGCATTTGCCCCGGCCTGCACATTGTTGGTTTGCTCCGGGGTGGCGTGCACGCGCGCCATGGCAACTTCCAGTGCCAGGACACGCTCGGCCTTCGCGGGCGCATCGCTGATGCCGGCCAGCTCCAGCAGCGTGACGATGTGCGCACGGTAAGCCGCGCGCAGTTGCGCCATGCGCCCACCGTCCAGGTAGAAACTGCGCTCGGGCATTCCCAGGCCACCTTGCACCAGATAGGGCACGTAGCGGCCTGGATGATGCAGGTCTTGCGACACCCACAGGCCGAACAGCCGGTCGGTGTAGAAATTGGTGGAGTTGAGCAGATCCACATCTGCGCGCAGCTGGCCGCCCAAGGTGCGCGCCAACGCCTGCTTGTCGTCGAGCTGGGCGATCGCATCCAGTTCCGGTTGCACCGGGCGCACGCCCTTGGCCTCGATGCTGGCTTCGTCCATATAGGCGGCGTAGTAGTCGCCGATCTGCTTGTCTTCGCCGGTGACGCGGTCATTGGCGGCAGCGCCTTCGATGATGTCGCGGCTATGTCTCTCGGTCTCGATGGCGATGGAGACGAAGCTGTTGAAGCTGGAGCGGTCTTGCGGAATCTGCGTGGTCTTGACCCAGTTGCCGTTGGCGTAATCGAAGAAGTCCTCGCCCGGCGCCACGCTGCGGTCCATACCCGCCATATCGAAGCCGAAGTCGCCGAGCTTGGGCTTGCTGGGGGGCGGCGTTGGGTGCGTGCTCGCGGCCGGTGTCGCGCCATCGCGGTGGCACGCGGCGGTGGTCAGCAGCGCGGCAGACATGACAGCGATCAGGACGGGGCGATGCAAAGCAGCCATGCGGCGCAACTCGTATAACCGGAACGGACAGCACAGTGTAAGTGCCCAGCAGTGCCAGGTGCCGGTTCGATGTCAGGCGACGCTGTGGATCGTGGTGTTGCGGACACGCTTTGTTCAGCGCCGGCGTTGATACCAGAAGCCGAGTGCGTCGCGGGTCTGCAGCATGCGCCGTCCGCGCCACAAAAATCGCAGCAGCAAGCCGAGGTGTTCGCGCTTGGAGAAGCTGCGCAGCTTGCGGTCGGAGGTGTGCACGGTCTGGCGCAAGATCACAAAGCGTCCGCAGCGCGCCAGCGCCCGACTCAAGGCCACATCTTCGCCGGCGTAGTAGCGCGTATCGAAGCCCCCCGCGCTGACGAATGCCACCCGCGTGCAGTACAGAAAGCAGCCCGGCGCAATGCCGGACACACGGAAAAACCAGCCAAACAACGCTTGCGCCACGCGCTCTGACCACACCCGCTTGCCCTGCAGATGCACCTGCGCACCGCCGCCTACCGCGCCAGCATCCAGCGCAGCCAATGCTGCGCCGACGACGTGCGGGTTGATCAAGGTGTCGGCATCCAGAAACAGCAAGCGTTCGCCTTGCGCGGCCTGCGCGCCGGCGTTACGCGTCGCGGCGATGTGGCGCAGCTTCACCTCA encodes:
- a CDS encoding ISL3-like element ISXoo13 family transposase; this translates as MTAKVFEAALGIGAPWSVGAVEFDEATKVLTVPVDFKPGTRFKVSGQKGLHPVHDTVVKTYRHLNFFQHECYLKVRTPRVKLGDGSVRLVEPDFAGRLSGFTLLFEALVLMLSQQMPFAAVARIVGESAYRCMQVCNRYVEMALEQADFSDVTSLAIDETSRARGHDYVTLAADAQARRVIFVTEGRDAKAVKALAADLAAHGCPPEQITSVSIDMSPAFIKGVSDQLPNAQITFDKFHVVGHANAAVDKTRRIEQRTEKSLKGMRWTLLKDVFSLKPTAGAALHGLITAPKLTRTARAWLYKEQLREALDRKQINVMRERLKHWCVCVMRSKVEAMKEVAALVRRHMDGIVAWAQTRQTNGFLEAINGLFQSAKRRARGFKRLSTIKTVIFLIAGKLDFQTFNPHARQPT
- a CDS encoding APC family permease, which translates into the protein MSEHALRRDVGPFALMLTGLGSIIGSGWLFGAWRAAGLAGPDAVWAWVLGAAIITTIAVSYAELGAMFPESGGMVRYSHYSHGSLVGFIAGWANWIAIVSVIPVEAEASVQYMASWPWAWAQGLYAQAPGGAGELSVPGLLISAVLVLVYFLLNFWSVKLFARSNTLITVFKLAVPAATGVALIASGFHSENFSVGVHGDAQVLDLAAVLTAVATAGIVFSFNGFQSPVNLAGEARNPGRSIPFAVLGSIALATVVYVILQVAYIGAVPPDLLAKAGWHGIDFRSPFAELAIIVNLQWLAMLLYIDAFVSPSGTGITYTATTARMVYGMEKNGTMPAALGKLHPVWGVPRMAMFFNLAVSFVFLFFFRGWGTLAAVISVATIISYLTGPISAMALRRHAPELHRPLRIAALPVLAGVAFVMATELLYWARWPLTGEIILLIVVALPVYCYYQARQGWPDLRRNLKGAAWMICYLPMIALLSWAGSSKFGGHGYLSYGTDLAMVAAVGVVFYIWGVRSGWRTPSVEKPVAQA
- a CDS encoding oxygenase MpaB family protein — its product is MLDAFPRGQSTIEYDQPLGDPGIFGPDSITWRIHSEFPGMLSGGLCALMLQLLHPRALAGVYDHSDFRTDLIGRLRRTTNFVAGTTYAPRAEAEQLIARVRNIHSHIRGRTADGVPYDANDPQLLTWVHVTEAYGFLQGCRRYCRDVPADIADRYYDQARRVAEALGAADVPASEAQVDAYFASVLGELRMDARARSARHPHQHPAAGARGRPVAPRVSRCWHGLVAQLGWRHARPQHHATRAGARIGTIATQHVAAVSHGLARRTVCARVPAHGVAASHVAGVA
- a CDS encoding M13 family metallopeptidase: MSAALLTTAACHRDGATPAASTHPTPPPSKPKLGDFGFDMAGMDRSVAPGEDFFDYANGNWVKTTQIPQDRSSFNSFVSIAIETERHSRDIIEGAAANDRVTGEDKQIGDYYAAYMDEASIEAKGVRPVQPELDAIAQLDDKQALARTLGGQLRADVDLLNSTNFYTDRLFGLWVSQDLHHPGRYVPYLVQGGLGMPERSFYLDGGRMAQLRAAYRAHIVTLLELAGISDAPAKAERVLALEVAMARVHATPEQTNNVQAGANAWKQSDFTHNAPGLDWALFFDAAGLSAQQDFIVWQPRAVSGLAALVQSEPLQTWKDYLSFRALDRASPYLSKAFADERFAFYGTTLEGTPQQRQRWRRGIDATNAALGQAVGKRYVQKYVSAQTKTRAEEMVKNIITAFGKRIDALEWMTAETKQHAKAKIAGLTVAIGYPDTWRDYSGLDVRRDDALGNVERAQLFEYRRNLAKLGKAVDHREWYMLPQEVNALNVPLENRLIFPAAILQPPFFDPAADDAVNYGAVGEVIGHEISHSFDNMGALFDEHGELHNWWTPQDLKKFESAGNALAAQFSAYKPFDDLSVNGKLTLDENIADVAGLATAYDAYQLSLQGKHPQTIDGFSPDQRFFLGFAQAWRGKYRDAALRNVVLTDVHAPGRFRAQTVRNLDAWYPAFDVTQGQQLYLPPEQRVKIW
- a CDS encoding glycosyltransferase — protein: MLSFVIPAHDEAALIGDTLQCLHACAQAMQLDYEVIVVADACEDATADIARSHGAQVLEVKLRHIAATRNAGAQAAQGERLLFLDADTLINPHVVGAALAALDAGAVGGGAQVHLQGKRVWSERVAQALFGWFFRVSGIAPGCFLYCTRVAFVSAGGFDTRYYAGEDVALSRALARCGRFVILRQTVHTSDRKLRSFSKREHLGLLLRFLWRGRRMLQTRDALGFWYQRRR